One Aegilops tauschii subsp. strangulata cultivar AL8/78 chromosome 2, Aet v6.0, whole genome shotgun sequence genomic window, ATTGTGCAGATTTTGGGAGAAAGCTACTTGAAAACAAAGATAAACCTGCTATTATTAATGTCAACATTGGTGAGCTACatacactctttactccacatgcAAATCTGCACCTTCATGATCGGGCTGTAAACCTAACTGTTCCTTCATGTAGGGACAACTGTCAAGGGAGCAGTTGATGATCTTGACTTGGTTATCGAAACACTTGAAAAAAGTGGGTTCAAGGATCGGTTTTATATACACTGTGATGGTGCTCTGTTTGGTCTGATGATGCCATTTGTTAAGCAGGTACCTCTATTTTGCACCCTAATGCCATAATGGTTATTTCTTTTGACACAATTGTTTTATTATCCttgatttattttctttattGCTGATCATCAGGCACCTAGGGTATCCTTTAAGAAGCCCATTGGGAGTGTGAGTGTGTCTGGTCACAAATTTGTTGGATGTCCCATGCCCTGTGGTGTCCAGATAACAAGGTTGAATCACATAAATGCCCTTTCTAGCAATGTTGAGTATCTAGCTTCACGAGATGCTACAATCATGGGAAGCAGGAATGGTCATGCTCCCATCTTCCTATGGTACACCCTGAACAGGAAAGGCTATAAAGGTTTTCAGAAGGAAGTTCAGAAGTGCTTGAGAAATGCACATTACCTGAAAGATCGGCTCAAGGATGCTGGAATTAGTGCGATGCTTAACGAGCTCAGTAGTACAGTAGTTTTTGAGAGGCCAAAGGACGAAGAGTTTGTGCGACGGTGGCAGCTTGCTTGTGAGGGAAGTATATCACATGTTGTGGTAATGCCCAGCGTCACTGTTGATAAGCTGGATACTTTCTTAAATGAGTTGGTGGAGAAGCGGGTAACCTGGTACCAGGAAGGAAAATGCCAATCCCCTTGCATTGCAGCTGATGTAGGCCAGGAGAACTGTCTTTGTACTCTGCACAAGACATAAGTTTGTCAGGAGACACTCTCTCCGAGTTCAAACGTTGGATACTTGAGTATTTACATTGGTTGGTGTCGTTTTTACCACCTTCCAATCGTGCATCTTTCATTGTTCCTTGTTGTCACGGACTCGTATAAATTTAGTCCTTGCTTTATGTCTTTATGAGACAGATCTTAGCACAGTAGCATGCTGAACTTTATGTGGTGTATTCATCGTCTGTCTTCATCTATTCTTCTAATAAAGTTCTGTGCAAAGATGTATCCAAATGAAGTTACTGGTATCTTGTCCTGTATCGGCATGCCATATTCGTAACATATTTTGTGTTGTTTTACAAAGTATAGCAACTCATTTGCTAGTCATAATTTCGAATAAGACAGAATGCTTATTGTTATCTTACTCTTTTTCAGCATGTGCTGACGAACATATGGTTAAAATTGGAGTCGACTAACTGAGGACAATATTGtcaattttttgtttttcttgaGAAATAATGGGTCAATGACTCATAAGAATCCAGAAGAGTCTTAACACAGAAACATCCTTGCACATTTTATAGTAAAACTTAACTATCTAAAGTGCACTTATCCTAACACTAACTTGAGACTTTTATTCTTACATCCGTGTTCTGGCAGATTGTGGTGTAGATACAGGCGATAAGTAGGAATGCTACTTTTATGCATAAATGGCCTACCACTAGCAACAAAAGGTTAATCTATCTGTCAGATACTCAGATAAGGTCAGAACCTCTTGGCCGACTAAATGCCGCATCTATCTTTATATCTGGATTCAACCTATTTCTGTCAGCTGCCGGAATGCATCTAGAGGCGAGAAAGATGTGTTTCTGATTTCATGTGAAAAAAAAAAACAATGCCTGCTCTTGCATAGAGCTACTCCAAAAGTTGACCCCAAAGACTTGGACTCTGACATGGAAACTGACTCGGCTCTGACATTGGACTCTTATCCTAACTCTAAGCTTTCCTAATGTACTACCGACTGCCTGGACGGCTGGACCATCTAACTGGAACATCTGCTTCCGATTTCCCTGACAGGGAGTCCACAAATACCATTAAATAGACTACCTTCATGGGTGTTTTTCAGTTTACAGCTGATATGGGCCTTAGATTTATGAAATATATCCTAACTAGTAAAGATTGGAGGCAGCATGAAAAATAGTTGAATTTCCACGGTAACTAAGCTCTTTCACCGTGCAAGTGATAAGATGCTGCCTCATAAAGTAGGGATATTAATATGTCAGTGCCTCTTCAATTCAGGTGATCCATATCCAAAAAAAAAAAATGAGACCAATCCAAAGGCTAATCCTCATTGGCTTTTTTTTATAGGAGAAACTCCGTGAGCACCGCGTTCATTTGCTGATAGAGTCTATTGCTTGTTTTTTGCTGTTTCTATGGGTTCATGCTCATCTTAGCCCAGGTGATATTTAAATAACCTGTGGATCAGCTTTCACCACAGAGTGCTCTGAGCCTATTGTGCTTTGTTCTCCTTTTGACTGGTAGTCACACCTGATTATTTAAATGACACGCTTTTGATGTTCTATGGCTATTTAAGCTTTTGTTGTTATGATAGTTGGTGTCGATTAGATAACAATGGTCTTAATTCTTctgtttctttatctttttttATTGCCTGTTTCAAGTCTCTTTCGGAATTCAAAGTCTTCTCCAGTCTCGATAGACTTGTAACAAATGTATCATTTTCCTAAGAACAATACAACATGCCCTTTTGTCTCACGCCCTTCCGGATCCGGTCACCCCACTCTCCTCATATCGGTTTTGCTAATCGCTGCCACTGAATGATGTGTATACCCTCCACCATTTGGGTATATCCTCTCTCATCACTGTCTAGTGTGGCCGCCTCTCCCTGTTGCTGCAGCAGCAAAAGATGCTGAGTTATATATTTTCAGAAACCTTTGTTACATGCTAATACGCATTTAAAGCAAACTGCGGAATAGTGATTCAAACTTTGTGGCTTTATGCATGCTGTGCCCAATATAACATGGTTGACTTAACCCTATTCCTtatatctactccctccgttcctaaatataagtctttatagagattccactataaactacatacaaatgtatatagatgcattttaagtgtggATTCATTTATTTTGCTCCGTATGCAGTCCAtctagtgaaatctctacaaagacttacatttaggaacggaggaagtagtagATATCTGCTAACCTGATGTGGTGCAAGAGTGTGTTGGCAAGGGCTAACTGCATTCAGGAAGTTGCGACACGGGCTTTCTTTCCGTTTTCCGCAGCAAGTTATCTGGAGCAGCATTCATCAGCATCCATACTTTTTTACGTTGATTTCCCTTTCTTGTCATGCGTTGCCTTTTGTTCTTTTTGCCGTACCTGGACGGAGGCCATTTCTCCTGACGGGTAACCTATAGGTTTGAGGCATTGTGCTCTTCTTGTAACTTGAATGGTTAAATATACCAAGTCTAAAAAGCACAAAGTGACTTAAGATAAGGTTAAATTAGGGGCAGCTTGGAAGGATGGCATGATTTACACGTAGATGTCTACAAGTTCATCACTGAAGAAGGTCTGGTACAATGGTCAGAGCTTGTGGCAAACAATTTTTGTGTATGTTAGAAACGAGAAGTCGGAGCCATTGGTGCGTACTTTCTTGACATCATAAGAGGAGCTCATAGGATAGCTTTGGTCTTTGCAGATAAGCACGAGTAGAAATTAAAAACACCGCCCATGGGCACTAACAGGCCGTTGATTATCCTACTGAGCTGACCCTGCTGATCCGCATGATGTCTGTCAATGCTGTTGCCTGAATTTTATCTCCAAAATCTTCTCACTTGTTTTATGATCTTGGGCATTGCCTGATCTACATTCCCTGGTCCAGCTGCCGCAGTCGAAACATTGGATCCTTCGTCATCCTACGTCCGGGCTCATCCGAAGCAACTGAAGTTATCTTGTACTTGACACAGATATTTCCTAACAGATCAATACCAATGAA contains:
- the LOC109781573 gene encoding serine decarboxylase 1; amino-acid sequence: MTGTIANGVAAPTAPGLREKAAAAPLPEELAPEVVEGEREIVLGRNMHASCFAVKEPDADDEFTGEREATMAGVLARYRRSLVERTKHHLGYPYNLDFEYGALSQLQHFSINNLGDPFIESNYGVHSRQFEVGVLDWFARLWDLEKDEYWGYITNCGTEGNLHGILVGREVFPDGILYASRDSHYSVFKAARMYRMDCVKVDTLVSGEIDCADFGRKLLENKDKPAIINVNIGTTVKGAVDDLDLVIETLEKSGFKDRFYIHCDGALFGLMMPFVKQAPRVSFKKPIGSVSVSGHKFVGCPMPCGVQITRLNHINALSSNVEYLASRDATIMGSRNGHAPIFLWYTLNRKGYKGFQKEVQKCLRNAHYLKDRLKDAGISAMLNELSSTVVFERPKDEEFVRRWQLACEGSISHVVVMPSVTVDKLDTFLNELVEKRVTWYQEGKCQSPCIAADVGQENCLCTLHKT